In Bacteroides cellulosilyticus, the genomic stretch CAGACCTTGCCTTGATCAAAATAGAGGGAGATGATTTTCCAACTATTCCGGTAGGTGACTCTGATGCATTGAAAGTTGGTGAATGGGTGCTTGCTGTAGGTAATCCGTTTAATCTTACCTCTACGGTGACTGCGGGGATTGTCAGTGCTAAAGCGCGTTCTTTAGGAATGGGGCAGCAGACTGGTACGGAAAGCATTGAGTCGTACATTCAGACTGATGCCGCGATTAATCAAGGTAATAGTGGTGGTGCTTTAGTAAATGCGCGTGGTGAATTAATTGGTATCAATGCTGCTCTTTTCTCCCCGACGGGATCAAATACAGGTTATGGTTTTGCCATTCCTACCAGTATTATGAAGAAAGTTGTTGCTGATTTGAAGCAATTCGGTACAGTTCAACGTGTGAAACTGGGTGTTGCTGTTACTCCGCTTGTAGAAGAACCGGGTGATACTCAACGTGCGATAGATAAGAGTGGTAAGAAACTGAGTGAATTTAAAAAGGAAGCTCGTGAAAAATCAGGTGTTGTTGATGGCCTTTTAGTAGGAGAAATTGTTGAAGGTAGTTCTGCTGCAGGTGCTGATATCAAGGTTGATGATGTTCTTATTGGTATTGACGATAAACCTATTCATAAATTTGCCGATTTGCAGGAAGCTTTGGCTAAACATCGCCCTGGTGATAAGGTAAAAGTGAAATTGATACGTGATAAGAAGGAAAAGACCGTTGAAGTGACGCTGAAGAATGAGCAAGGTACTACGAAAGTTGTAAAAGATGCCGGAATGGATATTCTTGGCGCAGCCTTCCGTCCTATACCCGATGAATTGAAGAAGCAATTGAATCTTGGTTATGGCCTTGAAGTGACAGGTGTAAACAGCGGTAAAATGGGAGCCGCAGGTATTCGTAAAGGTTTCATTATCTTGAAAGCCAATGGCGTGCAGATGAGAACTGTAGAAGACTTGGAAAAAGTAATGAAGGAAGCTACGAAATCTCCGGATCAAGTACTCTTTATTACAGGTATGTTCCCGTCAGGTAAGCGTGCTAACTATGCGGTAGATTTGACTCAAGAATAATAAGGTATGATTTTTAGGTAAGAAGATTGTAATATTAGCTAACAAAGAAGAAAAAGGGTGTCGACAACTAACTTGTCGGCATTCTTTTTGTTTATATTGTATAGTGAATAAGATAAAAAAGTTAGGGCAAGTTTGCTTGTAACAAAATAATTTGTCGTAACTTTGCAACCCAAATCTGTTTTAGAAGAATGAGACAACTTAAGATTACAAAAAGTATCACTAACAGAGAGAGCGCTTCTCTTGACAAGTATTTGCAGGAAATCGGTCGCGAAGACCTCATAACTGTCGAAGAGGAGGTAGAGCTCGCTCAACGCATCCGCAAGGGTGACCGTATCGCACTGGAGAAGTTGACACGTGCCAATCTGCGTTTCGTTGTATCTGTGGCCAAGCAGTACCAGAACCAAGGTTTGAGTTTGCCCGACTTGATTAACGAGGGTAATTTAGGACTGATCAAGGCCGCCGAAAAGTTCGATGAAACACGTGGTTTCAAATTCATCAGTTATGCAGTATGGTGGATACGTCAGTCCATTTTGCAGGCTTTGGCAGAGCAGTCGCGTATCGTGCGTCTTCCGTTGAATCAGGTAGGCTCGCTGAATAAAATCAGCAAAGCATTCTCCAAGTTCGAACAGGAAAATGAACGTCGCCCGTCTCCCGAAGAGTTGGCAGATGAACTGGAAATCCCTGTTGATAAGATCTCTGATACGCTGAAGGTATCCGGACGCCACATTTCGGTGGACGCACCTTTTGTAGAAGGAGAAGACAACAGCTTGCTGGATGTGTTGGTAAACGACGACTCTCCTATGGCGGATCGCTCTTTGGTGAACGAGTCTCTTGCGAGGGAAATTGATAGAGCACTTTCTACGTTAACCGATAGGGAAAAAGAAATCATACAGATGTTTTTCGGTATCGGACAACAAGAAATGACATTAGAAGAAATCGGCGACAAATTCGGTTTGACCCGTGAGCGTGTACGCCAGATTAAGGAAAAAGCAATTAGAAGATTAAGACAAAGTAATCGTAGTAAATTGCTCAAGTCTTATTTAGGATAAGTAAGAAATATCAATTTCCGACAAATAGAAGGAATTAAAAACCGGTAGATCATGATCTGATCACCGGTTTTTTTGTTATCCTTATTATAAAAGTGAAGATAAGCTGTATCTCAGCATAAAAAAATGAATGAATTCTTTTTATTTTGCTCTCGGTTTGCATTATCTTTGTCGCCAACATATATAATAAAAAACAGATTATGAAATACGTTCGTATACTTTTTGCTGTAGCTTTAGTTTTTATGGTGTGCTCGGCGTTCTCATTCAAGAAGGGTAAAGGAGAAAAAGCTGTGTATGCATTTGGTGTTGCTGCCTCTTTCAATGACACAGTGGTGTATTTTACCGATATTCAGGTATTGGATAGTGTGAAGTTGGATAAGGGTGGATTCTTGCCTAAACGTGATCTTTATACGTATCAGTTGAAGAATTATTTGGAATATGATTTGAAATCTCTTGACTATACTTGCATGATCTATTTCTCTGAAAACAAGAAGAAGTTAGAAAAGGAGGCAGCAAAAGTGAAGAGCAAGTATAAGAAGAATAAAACGATAGTATTGATGCCTATTGCTCCTGAAGCTTTCCGTTTCAAGAAGCCGGAAGAGTAATTTGCTTTATTTCCTTAAGAGGTTAAGGAATTTACTTAAAATAATAGACTGTAGTCATGAAAACGAAACTTTACTTCTTTTTGTGGATTTGTCTTTCTGCATTGCTAATTGCATGTGTTGACGATGATATAGAGCCGGATGTTATTCCTGTAACAGGTGTGTCATTGAATAAGACTACCCTTGCGTTAGAAATAGGAGGAAGTGGGAGTTTGATAGCTACTGTTACTCCGGATAATGCTACAAATAAAAAGGTTACCTGGAAATCTAGCGATACTAGTGTGGCTACGGTGAATGCAAATGGTGAAGTAACAGCCTTGGCAACCGGAACTGTAGTTGTAGTGGTGATTACGGAAGATGGTGCGGAGGTTGCGACATGTACTGTGACTTGTGGTGATGGGGCTGTGGAACCTGAGATACCTGTAACCGATGTTGCATTGAATAAAAGTACTCTTTCGCTAACAGAAGGGCAAAGTGAAAGCTTGCAAGTCGTCATCACGCCAGATGATGCTACAAACAAAAAAGTCGCTTGGGTTTCGAATGATGAAAGTGTGGCAATGGTTGATGTAAATGGTAAGGTTACGGCTTTAAAGGCCGGAAGTACTACCATTGTGGCTGTAACGGAGGATGGTGCGATGATGGCTTCCTGTAAAGTGACTGTCTTCAAAGGAACTCGTACGGTTCTTGCATATATTGCGGCGGATAATACCCTTGCTTCATTTGCTTCTTTGGATTTAGCGGAGATGAAAGCGGGTATGGCGAAAGTTCAAGATTCTAATGTGCATTTTCTGGTTTATATAGATGATGGTAAATCTCCTCGTCTGCTTGAGCTGAAGAATGAAAAGGGGGCAGTAGTGGAAACGGTAGTGGAAACTTATGGAAGTCGTAATTCTGTAGGTGTATCTGAAACGCAGGAAGTTTTTGCAAAAGTCTTTTCGAATTCCAAATATCAGGCTGACAGTTATGGATTGGTTTATTGGTCACATGGTGATGGATGGTTGCCTTATCCGTTGCGTGCCGGTACTCGTTGGGTAGGCCAGGATAAAGGTAATGGTGATAATAGAATGAATATCTCTGAATTTGTTGAGATATTAAAGTATGCTCCTCATTTTGATTTTATATTGTTCGATGCTTGTTTCATGCAGGCAGTAGAGGTTGCCTATGAGTTACGTGATTATACGGATTATTGTATAGGTTCTCCGACTGAAATTCCGGGTCCTGGTGCCTCGTATGATGTAGTTGTTCCTGCTATGTTTTCTGCTGAGGATGCGGCAGTGAATATTGCTAAGGCCTATTATGAACCTTATGCGGCTAAATATAATGAAGGTAAAGGTTTGTCAAATAGTAATTGGACAGCAGGTGCCTCTGTGTGTGCGCTGAGAACGGATAAATTGGTTGATCTGGCAAGAATAACGAAACAGGTTTTGCCTGGAGTAGTTGATAATGTGCAATTGCGCAGTTTGATTTTTGATTATGATAAACGTCGAGGTTCTGATGGATTTCAGGATGGTCATGTAGGTTATTATGATATGGCAAATATGATGAAAAAAATTACTGATAATGGTGGTTATCTAACGTGGAGGCAGGCTTTTGACGCAGCTGTAGTATATTGGGCGACTACTTCTATGAACTATTCTGCTTATATTGGTATGTTTTCTATGGAAGGCACTAATGGAGTGTCCTGCTATATTCCTTCAGTTTCTAATACTGTTACTGATAAAGCATATCGCTCTACTGAGTGGTATACATTCGCCGGCTTTGCTGCATTAGGCTGGTAATATTTTCTTTTTAATATATAAGTGTGGTGTTTGAGCCTGTAAATTAGCCTCAAACCGGATATCTGTGTCTCTTCTTATGCGTCTAAATTAAGGGTATATGAACTTTCTCTCTTTGAACAT encodes the following:
- a CDS encoding RNA polymerase sigma factor RpoD/SigA; the protein is MRQLKITKSITNRESASLDKYLQEIGREDLITVEEEVELAQRIRKGDRIALEKLTRANLRFVVSVAKQYQNQGLSLPDLINEGNLGLIKAAEKFDETRGFKFISYAVWWIRQSILQALAEQSRIVRLPLNQVGSLNKISKAFSKFEQENERRPSPEELADELEIPVDKISDTLKVSGRHISVDAPFVEGEDNSLLDVLVNDDSPMADRSLVNESLAREIDRALSTLTDREKEIIQMFFGIGQQEMTLEEIGDKFGLTRERVRQIKEKAIRRLRQSNRSKLLKSYLG
- a CDS encoding trypsin-like peptidase domain-containing protein yields the protein MKQTTKNILGVAAIVLLSAGVAGLTTYKMLQKNMPADSTSAFNEMFQQNPNVRLASYNAVDAQPVDLTQAAENSVHAVVHIRSTQTSKVQEVEVRDPFSDFFGEFFGGRGGTQRRQVQTPERTGFGSGVIISKDGYIVTNNHVIAGADEISVTLNDNRQLKGRIIGTDEVTDLALIKIEGDDFPTIPVGDSDALKVGEWVLAVGNPFNLTSTVTAGIVSAKARSLGMGQQTGTESIESYIQTDAAINQGNSGGALVNARGELIGINAALFSPTGSNTGYGFAIPTSIMKKVVADLKQFGTVQRVKLGVAVTPLVEEPGDTQRAIDKSGKKLSEFKKEAREKSGVVDGLLVGEIVEGSSAAGADIKVDDVLIGIDDKPIHKFADLQEALAKHRPGDKVKVKLIRDKKEKTVEVTLKNEQGTTKVVKDAGMDILGAAFRPIPDELKKQLNLGYGLEVTGVNSGKMGAAGIRKGFIILKANGVQMRTVEDLEKVMKEATKSPDQVLFITGMFPSGKRANYAVDLTQE
- a CDS encoding clostripain-related cysteine peptidase, giving the protein MKTKLYFFLWICLSALLIACVDDDIEPDVIPVTGVSLNKTTLALEIGGSGSLIATVTPDNATNKKVTWKSSDTSVATVNANGEVTALATGTVVVVVITEDGAEVATCTVTCGDGAVEPEIPVTDVALNKSTLSLTEGQSESLQVVITPDDATNKKVAWVSNDESVAMVDVNGKVTALKAGSTTIVAVTEDGAMMASCKVTVFKGTRTVLAYIAADNTLASFASLDLAEMKAGMAKVQDSNVHFLVYIDDGKSPRLLELKNEKGAVVETVVETYGSRNSVGVSETQEVFAKVFSNSKYQADSYGLVYWSHGDGWLPYPLRAGTRWVGQDKGNGDNRMNISEFVEILKYAPHFDFILFDACFMQAVEVAYELRDYTDYCIGSPTEIPGPGASYDVVVPAMFSAEDAAVNIAKAYYEPYAAKYNEGKGLSNSNWTAGASVCALRTDKLVDLARITKQVLPGVVDNVQLRSLIFDYDKRRGSDGFQDGHVGYYDMANMMKKITDNGGYLTWRQAFDAAVVYWATTSMNYSAYIGMFSMEGTNGVSCYIPSVSNTVTDKAYRSTEWYTFAGFAALGW